In one Gemmatimonadota bacterium genomic region, the following are encoded:
- a CDS encoding MFS transporter has protein sequence MVTGFVDMLGVLMVMPLLPFYAKRFLGHGPLWTALDSMGMGGSGTVVSLLVMMFALAQLASAPAWGRVSDKYGRRPAMMIGLGASVIAYSIFAFANSLELLFLCRIVQGAGGGTVGVIQAYVADATKPEDRAKALGWLSAATNAGVAIGPVIGSVMMSFGSSGPGLAAAALSLVNMVFAWFYLSESHDAGAAKAAGKVVRKGREAVARVVSHAGEPASRLIWIYAITMGAFQGMNTVLALFLSGKFGVTEHTIGYFYTYVGVISVVTRALVLGKMVDWLGEARLSRFGMVLLAIGLGTMPLHSTIPGFALSVALVPLGTAFTFPCVTGLLSRIVPQHERGLYMGVQQTFGGLARVLGPIYAGWAFDHLGHGVPYFTAGGIVLATILLGLDMEKYAETAKANAA, from the coding sequence ATGGTAACGGGGTTCGTGGACATGCTGGGAGTGCTGATGGTCATGCCTCTCCTGCCGTTCTACGCCAAACGTTTCCTCGGTCATGGACCGCTGTGGACCGCCCTCGATTCTATGGGCATGGGTGGTTCCGGAACGGTGGTGTCACTGCTCGTCATGATGTTCGCGCTGGCGCAGCTCGCGAGCGCGCCGGCCTGGGGGCGCGTCTCGGACAAATACGGACGCCGCCCCGCGATGATGATTGGACTCGGCGCCTCGGTGATCGCGTATTCGATTTTCGCCTTTGCCAACTCACTCGAGCTGCTCTTTCTCTGCCGCATCGTGCAGGGCGCTGGCGGTGGTACGGTTGGCGTGATTCAGGCCTACGTGGCCGACGCCACCAAGCCCGAAGACCGTGCCAAAGCACTCGGTTGGCTCTCCGCTGCCACCAATGCAGGCGTAGCAATCGGCCCCGTGATTGGGTCGGTGATGATGAGCTTCGGTTCGTCCGGCCCAGGGCTGGCGGCCGCGGCGCTTTCGCTCGTGAACATGGTGTTCGCTTGGTTCTACCTGAGCGAATCACACGACGCGGGCGCAGCGAAAGCCGCCGGGAAAGTTGTGCGCAAAGGCCGTGAGGCTGTGGCGCGCGTGGTGAGTCACGCCGGTGAACCGGCGTCACGCCTCATCTGGATTTATGCCATCACGATGGGCGCGTTCCAAGGCATGAACACCGTGCTCGCACTCTTTCTCTCGGGCAAGTTCGGCGTCACCGAGCACACCATCGGCTACTTCTACACGTATGTGGGTGTGATCTCCGTCGTCACCCGCGCGCTCGTCCTTGGCAAAATGGTGGACTGGCTCGGCGAAGCTCGACTCTCTCGCTTTGGCATGGTCTTGCTCGCCATCGGGCTCGGCACGATGCCGCTGCACTCCACAATCCCCGGCTTTGCGCTGAGCGTGGCGCTCGTGCCACTGGGAACGGCGTTCACCTTCCCCTGCGTCACTGGTCTGCTGTCGCGCATCGTGCCACAGCATGAGCGCGGACTGTACATGGGCGTGCAGCAGACCTTCGGTGGGCTCGCGCGGGTGCTCGGCCCCATTTACGCGGGATGGGCGTTTGATCATCTCGGCCACGGCGTGCCGTACTTCACCGCCGGCGGCATTGTGCTCGCCACGATTCTGCTCGGGCTCGACATGGAGAAGTACGCCGAGACGGCCAAGGCGAACGCGGCCTGA
- the ggt gene encoding gamma-glutamyltransferase yields MTSHTPAVGDWFPAAPARLAIALLATFALACARGTPPASVGPDIGKRVVAEHGVVAAGNAYASDAGLEMLRQGGSAVDAAVATAFALGVTEPMMSGLGAGGGLLYWDAKTRHAEYLNFYSAAGSLPDSGLRASTAANATYTPRGVGIPGAVRGLLSAHAKYGKLPRATVLGPAIRLAAEGFTVNALLAREIASSTEKLATSPGASRLFMPDAKPLRAGDHLVQAELAATLRRIAGEGADVFYAGEIGGHIVETLRAAGSTITRADFAAYQPRWTRPVCTTYHGRVVLSAAAPQSGVQVVEALNLVADHNMPALGLPSRSPDAFRVMTGALRVAVTDRDAIIGDPDKVGVPMSGITSKAYAASRAAQVEAPVKGRLAAGDPWAFDRAATGECAALDAAAPATVRPRPSAPGAPGDGSMAETTHMSVVDADGNAVSITNTLGLAFGTGTWVDGVFLNSALFNFARDGASPNAWGPGRVPASTIAPTIVLHNGLVEMVVGCPGSPAIPPAIVQTIVYRLDYGLDPLQSLRMPRMIPGAGPQLRMEDGFAEVVYAEARRLGYEVSVAPAVDMNFGGVHVIARIGNRWVGAADPRRDGEVRGW; encoded by the coding sequence ATGACTTCACATACGCCCGCGGTTGGCGACTGGTTCCCCGCCGCTCCGGCGCGGTTGGCTATCGCGCTCCTCGCCACCTTTGCCCTGGCCTGTGCTCGCGGCACGCCGCCGGCCTCCGTGGGTCCTGATATCGGAAAGCGCGTGGTCGCCGAGCATGGTGTGGTCGCGGCGGGCAACGCGTATGCCAGCGACGCGGGACTCGAAATGTTGCGACAGGGCGGCAGCGCCGTCGATGCCGCGGTCGCGACGGCTTTTGCGCTCGGCGTGACGGAGCCGATGATGAGCGGACTCGGTGCCGGTGGCGGTCTCTTGTATTGGGACGCCAAGACGCGCCACGCCGAATATCTGAATTTTTATAGTGCGGCGGGGAGTCTTCCGGATTCGGGGCTACGCGCTTCGACGGCTGCGAACGCGACGTACACGCCCCGCGGGGTCGGAATTCCAGGCGCGGTGCGTGGACTGCTCTCTGCCCATGCGAAGTACGGCAAGTTGCCGCGCGCCACGGTGCTTGGGCCTGCGATTCGCCTCGCGGCAGAGGGGTTCACGGTGAATGCGTTGCTGGCACGTGAGATTGCGTCGAGCACAGAAAAGCTCGCGACCTCGCCTGGGGCGAGTCGCCTGTTCATGCCTGATGCCAAACCGCTGCGCGCCGGTGATCACCTAGTGCAAGCCGAACTCGCCGCCACGTTGCGTCGCATTGCAGGCGAAGGGGCCGATGTGTTTTACGCCGGCGAGATTGGTGGCCACATTGTGGAAACACTACGCGCGGCCGGCTCGACCATCACGCGCGCCGACTTTGCGGCCTATCAGCCGCGGTGGACGCGTCCCGTGTGCACGACGTATCACGGCCGCGTGGTACTCTCGGCCGCGGCGCCACAGTCTGGCGTGCAGGTGGTGGAGGCGCTCAATCTTGTGGCCGATCACAACATGCCGGCGCTTGGGCTGCCGAGTCGTTCGCCCGACGCGTTCCGCGTGATGACCGGTGCATTGCGCGTGGCGGTCACCGACCGCGATGCGATTATCGGCGATCCCGACAAAGTCGGCGTGCCGATGTCCGGCATCACCAGCAAGGCGTACGCGGCATCGCGCGCGGCGCAGGTGGAAGCGCCCGTGAAGGGCCGTCTCGCGGCCGGCGATCCGTGGGCGTTCGATCGTGCCGCCACCGGTGAGTGCGCGGCGCTCGATGCGGCCGCGCCCGCGACCGTGCGCCCGCGTCCGTCAGCCCCTGGTGCGCCGGGCGATGGATCGATGGCGGAGACCACGCACATGTCGGTGGTGGATGCTGACGGCAACGCGGTGTCGATTACCAATACACTCGGCTTGGCCTTCGGCACGGGGACGTGGGTGGACGGCGTGTTCCTGAACAGCGCGTTGTTCAATTTTGCGCGCGATGGAGCGTCGCCCAATGCTTGGGGCCCTGGGCGTGTACCCGCCTCGACCATTGCGCCGACGATTGTGCTGCACAACGGCCTCGTCGAGATGGTGGTCGGTTGCCCCGGCTCGCCGGCGATTCCCCCGGCGATCGTGCAGACGATCGTGTATCGCTTGGACTATGGGCTCGATCCGCTGCAGTCACTGCGGATGCCGCGGATGATTCCCGGCGCGGGGCCGCAGTTGCGCATGGAAGATGGGTTTGCCGAAGTCGTATACGCCGAAGCGCGCCGGTTAGGCTACGAAGTGAGCGTGGCGCCCGCGGTGGACATGAATTTTGGCGGCGTGCATGTCATTGCGCGCATTGGAAACCGCTGGGTGGGCGCGGCTGACCCGCGGCGCGATGGCGAGGTGCGCGGCTGGTAA